The proteins below are encoded in one region of Thermothelomyces thermophilus ATCC 42464 chromosome 1, complete sequence:
- a CDS encoding glycosyltransferase family 32 protein (CAZy_ID 268009), protein MLSFRRALVAAAFFLTILFFTTRSTSPAASSLAVEFPKSPSDPGSKDDSQSTTSTDTGNAVHAGGNDRDRTPSNGQQPMHDMSKMTLHEKLAYQFPYDVESKFPAYIWQTWKWTPAHGEFHFREQEATWTELHPGFIHEVITDQVAVYLIRLLYASVPEVVEAYEALPLAVLKADFFRYLILLARGGIYSDIDTYALRSALEWIPDTVPRDTVGLVIGIEADPDRPDWNQWYSRRIQFCQWTIQAKPGHPVLREVVARITQKTLERKKAGSLKEVTNDRVIEFTGPALWTDTIFEYFNDPRYFDLSQSPGPIDWRNFTGMENPRRVGDIVVLPITSFSPGVQQMGAKDYDDPMAFVKHDFEGMSPFPPLLALFFLAPTCPSLTWVRVHKGPGNPRANGISASSGTLPTLLSIFDDVLSASLGDDAHSLLISFYKPAWFGVIMVVKHCIISGWLLEGRGRIESVQKTAVCSHVSL, encoded by the coding sequence ATGCTCAGCTTCCGCCGTGCCCTCGTGGCCGCGGCCTTCTTTTTAACTATCCTCTTCTTCACGACACGATCGACCTCCCCAGCAGCCTCGTCACTGGCGGTCGAGTTTCCCAAATCGCCTTCCGATCCCGGCTCGAAAGATGACTCGCAATCGACGACGTCAACAGACACAGGTAATGCCGTCCACGCCGGCGGGAACGACCGCGACCGAACCCCCTCGAACGGGCAACAGCCGATGCATGACATGTCCAAGATGACGCTGCACGAAAAGCTCGCGTACCAATTCCCCTACGACGTCGAATCCAAGTTCCCCGCGTACATCTGGCAGACGTGGAAGTGGACGCCCGCGCACGGCGAGTTCCACTTTCGCGAGCAGGAGGCAACGTGGACCGAGCTGCACCCGGGCTTCATCCACGAGGTCATCACAGACCAGGTCGCCGTGTACCTGATCCGCCTGCTGTACGCATCGGTGCCCGAGGTGGTCGAGGCGTACGAAGCGCTGCCGCTGGCCGTGCTCAAGGCCGACTTCTTTCGGTATCTGATCCTGCTCGCGCGAGGTGGCATCTACTCGGACATTGATACCTACGCACTCCGCAGCGCACTGGAGTGGATTCCGGATACGGTGCCCCGCGACACCGTCGGTCTGGTGATTGGCATCGAGGCAGACCCGGACCGGCCCGACTGGAACCAGTGGTACAGCCGGCGGATCCAGTTCTGTCAGTGGACGATCCAGGCCAAGCCTGGCCATCCGGTCCTCCGGGAGGTGGTCGCGCGGATAACGCAGAAGACGCTGGAGCGCAAGAAGGCCGGGTCGCTGAAGGAGGTGACCAACGATCGCGTCATCGAGTTTACGGGTCCTGCGCTATGGACGGACACTATCTTCGAGTACTTCAACGATCCGCGGTACTTTGACCTGAGCCAATCCCCCGGGCCAATCGATTGGAGGAACTTCACGGGGATGGAGAACCCGAGGCGAGTTGGGGATATCGTCGTGCTGCCGATTACGAGCTTCTCGCCGGGCGTGCAGCAGATGGGTGCCAAGGACTACGACGACCCGATGGCGTTTGTGAAGCACGATTTCGAAGGTATGTCCCCTTTTCCCCCGCTTCTAGCACTTTTTTTTCTCGCCCCTACATGCCCGTCGCTAACCTGGGTTCGTGTGCACAAGGGACCTGGAAACCCGAGAGCGAACGGCATATCGGCGAGTAGCGGGACTCTCCCGACATTGCTGTCTATCTTTGATGATGTTCTTTCTGCTTCCCTCGGCGACGACGCACACTCTCTTTTAATATCATTTTACAAACCTGCATGGTTCGGCGTTATCATGGTTGTCAAACACTGCATCATTTCCGGGTGGCTCCTGGAAGGCAGAGGAAGGATAGAAAGTGTACAAAAAACTGCGGTTTGCTCCCATGTCAGTCTTTGA